The proteins below are encoded in one region of Effusibacillus dendaii:
- a CDS encoding peptidoglycan recognition protein family protein, translating to MFPVNTLLITESANRSFRKRSETRHLVLHETVSQATARQQLAYFNSGSRDANAHGFIDWNEILLTLPFDEVGWHVGQPANQFTEGYELCRASNADDFAKQWVMATWWFAQRCTVYGRGADFIRSHHEIALQYGGTDHTDPDEYFAMYGKTVDDFRSDVDKILKGEVDYMLSVSDANKIIACLKASYGLIESVPGADEARKEIGRLADELRKASGQPTQNS from the coding sequence ATGTTTCCCGTTAATACGTTACTGATTACCGAGTCAGCTAATCGAAGTTTCCGAAAACGGTCCGAAACGCGACATCTTGTATTACACGAAACCGTTTCACAGGCAACTGCTAGGCAACAGTTAGCCTATTTCAATTCTGGTTCCCGTGATGCAAACGCGCACGGATTCATTGATTGGAATGAAATTCTGCTGACCCTCCCGTTTGATGAAGTGGGCTGGCACGTTGGGCAACCTGCTAATCAATTTACAGAGGGCTATGAGTTATGTCGTGCCAGCAACGCTGATGACTTTGCTAAACAGTGGGTAATGGCTACATGGTGGTTCGCTCAAAGATGCACAGTTTACGGACGCGGAGCCGACTTCATTCGCTCTCATCATGAGATTGCGCTACAGTATGGCGGGACGGATCACACCGACCCGGATGAATATTTCGCCATGTACGGAAAGACAGTTGATGATTTCCGGTCAGACGTGGACAAGATCCTGAAAGGTGAGGTGGATTATATGCTGAGTGTATCCGATGCAAATAAGATCATTGCGTGCTTGAAAGCGTCATACGGATTGATAGAGTCTGTGCCTGGCGCTGACGAAGCGCGAAAAGAAATTGGCCGTCTGGCCGATGAATTGCGGAAAGCGTCCGGTCAGCCGACACAAAACAGTTAA
- a CDS encoding class I SAM-dependent methyltransferase — protein sequence MNQLELAIKKRIHQAGGRLPFAEFMTEALYHPEWGYYNRAGMTIGEQGDFYTAPMVHPIFGECVARQIFRMWEHLGCPASFAIVEMGAGTGALAHDLLREWDRLMESQSGSQKLQRVPEVRYLIVEQSGVLQKIQKDVTADVARERIGWYQTLQEVEGYGELIGAVLSNELFDALPVHRLIRDDGMWKELYVSFVETGETRRFEETIAPLSDEKLAELLPASLSAEWETGDRWTVCPLAGHVLADMAACLRRGFLLTIDYGDRSAAAFEPFDRSREIRCYYKQTLVDDPLVRIGEQDITADVDFGYLEQVGSRLGLFTVDYMTQGEFLEKFGFLKQVEIMQRKAFLDLQADFDLQKMLTLYLPQGLGSACKVLVQAKL from the coding sequence ATGAATCAATTAGAGTTGGCAATCAAAAAACGGATCCACCAGGCTGGCGGTCGCCTTCCGTTCGCCGAATTTATGACGGAGGCGTTATATCACCCGGAATGGGGGTATTACAATCGGGCTGGGATGACAATTGGCGAACAGGGCGATTTTTACACGGCACCGATGGTACATCCGATATTTGGCGAGTGCGTGGCACGGCAAATTTTTCGTATGTGGGAGCATTTGGGCTGCCCTGCTTCGTTTGCAATTGTTGAAATGGGGGCAGGAACAGGAGCTTTGGCACATGATCTTTTGCGTGAATGGGATCGTTTGATGGAATCGCAGTCGGGAAGTCAGAAGCTGCAGCGTGTACCTGAGGTTCGCTACCTGATTGTGGAGCAGAGTGGCGTACTGCAGAAAATACAGAAGGATGTAACGGCTGACGTTGCCCGCGAGCGGATAGGATGGTATCAAACTTTGCAAGAAGTGGAGGGGTATGGGGAACTAATCGGTGCGGTCCTCAGCAACGAGCTGTTTGACGCTCTGCCTGTCCATCGTCTGATTCGAGATGACGGTATGTGGAAGGAACTCTATGTCTCGTTTGTGGAGACGGGAGAGACCCGGCGGTTTGAGGAAACCATCGCCCCATTGTCCGACGAAAAATTGGCTGAACTGCTGCCCGCTTCCTTGTCTGCCGAATGGGAAACGGGGGATCGGTGGACTGTCTGTCCGCTTGCTGGCCATGTATTGGCAGACATGGCAGCCTGCTTGCGGCGAGGGTTTCTTTTGACGATTGATTATGGGGATCGGTCGGCTGCCGCTTTCGAGCCGTTTGATCGTTCCCGCGAGATTCGCTGCTATTACAAACAAACGCTTGTCGATGACCCTTTGGTTCGGATTGGCGAGCAGGACATTACAGCCGATGTAGATTTTGGCTATCTGGAACAAGTCGGCTCCCGGCTGGGACTGTTTACGGTCGATTACATGACACAAGGCGAATTTTTGGAGAAGTTCGGATTTTTGAAACAGGTGGAAATCATGCAAAGGAAGGCGTTTCTTGATCTGCAAGCCGATTTTGATTTGCAGAAAATGTTGACTTTGTATCTGCCGCAAGGGTTGGGCAGTGCCTGTAAAGTTCTTGTGCAAGCGAAACTTTGA
- a CDS encoding phage holin family protein, whose translation MNVKEISFNTAFAVVSLVVTTWLGGWDAALQALVVFMVLDYITGVLSAIKNKNLDSEVAFWGGIRKAAILVVVAVAVLFDQLTGNKEPIFRTLAIYFYVAREGLSIVENFGLLGVPLPPFVAKVLTQLQEKGDSNVSR comes from the coding sequence ATGAACGTGAAAGAAATCAGTTTTAATACGGCGTTCGCGGTGGTCAGTCTGGTGGTCACTACATGGTTAGGAGGGTGGGATGCCGCATTGCAAGCATTAGTTGTTTTCATGGTACTTGACTATATAACTGGTGTCCTATCCGCTATCAAAAACAAAAACCTAGACAGCGAAGTGGCATTTTGGGGCGGCATACGAAAGGCCGCTATTCTAGTCGTTGTCGCCGTAGCCGTTCTATTCGACCAGCTGACAGGAAACAAAGAACCGATCTTCCGTACACTCGCCATTTATTTCTATGTGGCTCGGGAGGGATTATCCATCGTGGAAAACTTTGGCCTGTTGGGTGTTCCATTGCCGCCGTTTGTCGCCAAAGTGTTGACGCAGTTACAAGAAAAGGGTGACAGCAATGTTTCCCGTTAA
- a CDS encoding LptM family lipoprotein, which translates to MKKLFFAIFSLFLAFSIAGCGSSATPSASKPKVESAEDTATNILKMSSFQQWDQLYSYLHPDVQAKYTKEQFIEDRKKAGGIFANVKDYKVDKASIVESWTDKDGTGKTYQNAAEVPFILTFNGDKTLRGTIHLAKTNDGTWRYFWSPIKN; encoded by the coding sequence GTGAAAAAGCTGTTTTTCGCAATTTTTTCTTTGTTTTTAGCCTTTTCAATCGCTGGTTGCGGTTCAAGTGCAACTCCTTCTGCATCAAAACCGAAAGTTGAAAGTGCAGAGGATACCGCCACAAACATTTTAAAAATGTCCTCTTTTCAACAGTGGGATCAACTTTACAGCTATTTGCATCCAGATGTGCAAGCAAAATACACAAAAGAACAGTTCATTGAAGATCGAAAGAAGGCAGGCGGCATTTTCGCAAATGTAAAGGACTACAAAGTTGATAAAGCGAGTATCGTAGAAAGCTGGACTGACAAAGACGGAACAGGGAAAACTTATCAGAATGCAGCAGAAGTTCCGTTTATACTAACCTTTAACGGCGATAAAACATTACGCGGCACAATTCACCTCGCTAAAACAAATGACGGCACTTGGAGATATTTTTGGTCGCCGATAAAAAACTAA
- a CDS encoding NUDIX domain-containing protein, with the protein MNDQFQFPGSYGGQVTLSFRPEDAASAGYVLVFAFYEGKLILTKNKRRGWEVPGGTVELDEWPLQAAIRETYEETGAELDAAEWIGQYTIIGEREVSMVKSVYVGRVFKLHDMPAGFETEDIRVCDRPPTRNEILQDESYSPIMRDQVYPLVMERIQQIRHPFTHQK; encoded by the coding sequence GTGAACGATCAATTTCAATTTCCAGGGTCTTATGGCGGACAGGTAACTCTTTCGTTCCGACCGGAGGATGCAGCATCGGCTGGTTACGTGTTGGTATTTGCATTTTATGAGGGGAAACTGATTCTTACGAAAAACAAGCGGAGAGGGTGGGAAGTGCCGGGCGGTACGGTCGAACTGGATGAGTGGCCCCTTCAGGCGGCGATCCGCGAGACGTATGAAGAAACAGGAGCGGAACTGGATGCGGCAGAGTGGATCGGACAGTACACGATTATTGGCGAACGGGAAGTTTCGATGGTAAAATCGGTCTATGTCGGTCGCGTGTTCAAATTACACGACATGCCCGCCGGTTTTGAGACGGAAGACATCAGGGTGTGTGACAGACCGCCCACCAGAAACGAAATTTTGCAAGATGAATCCTATTCTCCCATCATGAGGGATCAGGTGTACCCTCTTGTTATGGAACGAATTCAACAAATTAGGCATCCTTTTACTCACCAAAAGTAA
- a CDS encoding LamG domain-containing protein, translating to MARHIYIAGVDRFANDYEKGTLSIQQALTYQIDTADFHVRGVQPTEGDEVIISDDSLGRLFAGIITKVDLAYTTPDRSTNVWSVQCDDYTALLDRRLVVETYANMTADAIFRDIVTKYCPGFIANGVKAGAPTIEAISFDYTPVSESFKQLCDYVGWQWQPDYFKDLSFYNAENVASPAPITLKPGGYFRNLKHTIDQQGLRNRVYVRGGTMLSDPWTYSIKADGAARQWVLPHKPHQISMTVNGTAVRVGIENVHDEAQFDYMMNYEEKYVRASNQTATIASGTTISWTYKYDLDVITMVEDIQSQQAIAKVQGGDGVYEYAITDDSLTTIDAAEAAGNADLRLHANPIVKGSFETEISGWAPGQLVTIDLPDRGINGTFLVQKVTITPATDTLWTYKVEYGGRLLGIADFLKAMLSAQQKKKLNDTALLHKFAYGAETAKLTDEVVTTSRATGWKVEQSVEIDSLKPGSALAFNGADSSVVIPNSSVFNMTNTLTIEATVIPRKGRTAPTGHVLSKELDYKFRVSPDGHIDFLSTTNNAWAVKGTSVGTIPDDARSNIAVTYDASIGKLRFYINGVFDSEFADSGEIVNSNSYLLCIGVRDNGTPTYPFDGIISEVRLWNVVRPVASLHVPLTGNESGLVGYWKLNDGNGTVAKDLTINQNHGTISKCKWVQEFATVGSNVNVSDPNGMEYQTSVDGGVTWSAWQSVNPAQRDPITVPHPCRLRLKANGRVQARNWKKPFDETDVVCGFVEVSA from the coding sequence ATGGCGCGGCATATTTATATCGCTGGCGTTGATCGTTTTGCGAATGACTACGAAAAAGGTACGCTGTCCATTCAGCAGGCTCTGACGTACCAGATCGACACAGCGGATTTTCATGTACGCGGCGTACAACCGACAGAAGGTGACGAGGTGATCATATCGGATGATTCGCTTGGTCGCCTTTTTGCTGGCATCATCACAAAAGTCGATCTCGCGTACACCACGCCAGACCGATCAACAAATGTGTGGAGCGTACAATGTGACGACTACACGGCGCTGTTAGATCGGCGGCTTGTGGTGGAAACATATGCAAATATGACCGCAGACGCAATATTCCGCGACATCGTTACAAAGTATTGTCCGGGCTTTATCGCAAACGGTGTAAAGGCAGGAGCGCCGACCATCGAAGCCATTTCGTTCGATTACACACCTGTCAGCGAATCGTTTAAACAGTTGTGTGATTATGTTGGATGGCAGTGGCAGCCGGATTATTTCAAAGACCTTTCATTTTATAACGCGGAAAACGTGGCGAGTCCTGCGCCGATTACGTTGAAGCCAGGCGGCTACTTCCGAAATCTCAAACATACCATCGATCAGCAAGGACTAAGGAACCGCGTTTACGTTCGCGGCGGTACAATGCTCTCCGATCCATGGACGTACTCAATCAAAGCGGACGGCGCGGCCAGACAATGGGTTTTGCCGCACAAGCCGCATCAAATTTCCATGACGGTTAATGGTACTGCAGTTCGGGTCGGCATCGAGAATGTCCATGATGAAGCACAATTCGACTACATGATGAACTATGAGGAAAAATACGTACGGGCAAGCAATCAGACAGCAACCATTGCATCCGGAACAACAATCTCATGGACATACAAATACGACCTCGATGTCATCACGATGGTGGAGGACATCCAAAGTCAGCAGGCGATTGCAAAGGTACAAGGCGGTGACGGCGTATATGAGTACGCCATTACAGACGACAGCCTGACCACGATTGATGCGGCGGAGGCGGCGGGAAACGCGGATCTCAGACTGCATGCCAATCCAATCGTGAAAGGTTCCTTCGAAACGGAGATAAGCGGCTGGGCACCGGGGCAACTGGTCACGATCGACCTGCCAGACCGAGGTATAAACGGTACGTTTCTCGTCCAAAAAGTGACGATCACACCGGCGACGGATACGCTGTGGACGTACAAGGTCGAGTATGGCGGTAGACTGTTGGGCATAGCGGACTTTCTCAAAGCGATGCTCTCTGCACAGCAGAAAAAGAAGCTAAACGACACGGCGCTGCTGCACAAATTCGCCTACGGCGCGGAGACTGCCAAGCTGACGGATGAGGTTGTGACGACTTCACGAGCAACCGGCTGGAAGGTGGAGCAGAGTGTGGAGATTGACTCTCTTAAACCCGGTTCGGCTCTTGCATTTAACGGCGCAGATAGTAGTGTCGTTATACCAAACAGTTCTGTATTTAACATGACGAATACATTAACAATTGAGGCAACGGTCATACCGAGAAAAGGAAGAACCGCACCGACTGGGCATGTGTTATCAAAAGAGTTGGATTATAAGTTTCGAGTTTCACCTGATGGACATATCGACTTTTTATCAACGACGAATAATGCGTGGGCCGTAAAAGGAACGTCAGTTGGAACCATACCGGATGATGCAAGGTCAAATATTGCCGTAACCTATGACGCTTCCATTGGTAAATTACGGTTCTACATTAACGGAGTTTTTGACAGCGAATTTGCTGACTCAGGCGAAATCGTAAATAGCAATTCGTATCTACTCTGCATCGGCGTGAGAGATAATGGAACTCCGACCTATCCTTTTGACGGCATCATAAGCGAAGTACGACTGTGGAATGTTGTCCGCCCTGTAGCCAGCCTGCATGTACCACTTACAGGCAATGAGTCCGGTTTGGTCGGATACTGGAAGCTGAACGATGGAAACGGTACGGTTGCAAAAGATCTAACAATCAACCAAAACCACGGAACAATCTCCAAGTGCAAGTGGGTACAGGAGTTTGCGACTGTAGGCAGTAACGTAAATGTCAGTGATCCGAACGGGATGGAGTACCAAACCAGCGTAGACGGCGGCGTGACATGGAGCGCATGGCAATCGGTCAATCCGGCGCAACGCGATCCGATCACAGTACCGCATCCCTGCCGCCTGCGGTTGAAAGCAAACGGGCGTGTACAAGCACGAAACTGGAAGAAACCATTCGACGAGACTGACGTTGTATGCGGCTTCGTGGAGGTGAGTGCATGA
- a CDS encoding NAD(P)/FAD-dependent oxidoreductase gives MYDVVVAGGGPAGLSALLWSHRLGLRAVLLERSEQLGGQLSRIHNPIIDYLGIWAQNGQELQKRFIEHIDHSGADYRCGVDISSIDPDQKKIITNQGEFAAKALILALGAEDRRLGVPGEAEMIARREIYSASRDRAKFAGKKVAVVGGGDRALEGALLLAEEGAQVTLIHRSDQFRARSEFLQAVREHPRIEMMTGTVVERISSDERVKGLVVVQEGSQREIPAEAVFVRIGVQPNNRLLEGKLNLTEGGFVETDRYGETDIRDVFAAGDICTSPIFSSVAVSVAQGTQAARMISYRINAKGGAK, from the coding sequence ATGTATGACGTTGTGGTGGCAGGCGGCGGACCGGCCGGTCTATCTGCCCTGCTTTGGAGTCATAGGTTGGGACTTCGCGCCGTCCTGTTGGAACGAAGCGAGCAGCTTGGCGGTCAATTGAGCAGGATACATAATCCGATCATAGACTATCTGGGGATTTGGGCCCAAAATGGCCAGGAACTGCAGAAACGGTTTATTGAGCATATCGACCATTCAGGGGCAGATTATCGCTGTGGTGTTGATATTTCATCTATAGACCCGGATCAAAAAAAGATCATCACAAATCAGGGGGAATTTGCTGCCAAGGCGCTTATCTTGGCTTTGGGAGCAGAAGATCGCAGACTCGGGGTGCCGGGAGAAGCCGAAATGATTGCACGCCGGGAGATCTACTCCGCTTCCCGAGACAGAGCCAAATTTGCGGGGAAAAAAGTAGCGGTGGTGGGAGGCGGCGATCGGGCGCTGGAAGGGGCGCTTTTACTGGCTGAAGAGGGGGCTCAGGTTACGCTGATTCATCGCTCTGATCAATTCCGCGCGCGCAGTGAGTTTTTGCAGGCTGTCAGAGAACATCCACGGATTGAGATGATGACCGGTACGGTCGTTGAACGAATTTCTTCAGATGAACGTGTGAAGGGGCTTGTCGTGGTGCAGGAAGGAAGTCAACGCGAGATTCCGGCAGAAGCCGTTTTTGTCCGAATCGGCGTCCAACCGAATAACCGTCTTTTGGAGGGGAAGCTGAATTTGACAGAAGGGGGATTTGTGGAGACAGATCGCTACGGTGAGACAGATATTCGTGATGTGTTTGCTGCAGGAGATATTTGTACAAGTCCGATTTTCTCAAGTGTTGCCGTATCTGTGGCACAAGGGACGCAGGCAGCCAGGATGATCTCCTATCGGATCAACGCCAAAGGGGGAGCGAAGTGA
- a CDS encoding DUF7667 family protein, with translation MWVVMQRLAELWTINKKRPLTEDEMKEMEQCLEANAKRAWKLATLENLSLVASMTNDMEWQHEICAEIEKLEKAH, from the coding sequence ATGTGGGTGGTCATGCAAAGGCTCGCCGAACTTTGGACGATCAATAAAAAACGCCCTCTGACAGAGGACGAAATGAAAGAAATGGAGCAATGCCTAGAGGCGAACGCAAAGAGGGCCTGGAAGCTCGCTACGCTTGAGAACCTTTCTTTGGTTGCCTCTATGACAAATGATATGGAATGGCAACATGAAATATGTGCTGAAATCGAGAAATTAGAGAAGGCCCATTGA
- a CDS encoding 5' nucleotidase, NT5C type, which produces MKKKILCIDMDSVLVDLMSEWHGRYNRDYQDDLTPERVLSWDAKSYVKPECGEKIYEYLKEPGLFSCLQPLPHAVEVMERLTQRFDVVIVTAPPSPIAYQEKEAWVAEHLPFLGRHNLIFAHRKDLISGDLLFDDAPPNLNAFMAAGRIAVAMDYPYNRNVNCPRVSGWLEFEQKVDQFLSG; this is translated from the coding sequence TTGAAGAAAAAAATTCTCTGTATCGATATGGATTCTGTACTTGTTGATTTGATGAGTGAGTGGCACGGACGTTACAACCGGGATTATCAGGACGATTTGACGCCGGAACGGGTACTGAGCTGGGATGCGAAATCGTACGTGAAGCCGGAATGTGGGGAGAAGATCTACGAATATCTGAAAGAACCCGGCTTATTTTCCTGTTTGCAGCCGTTACCGCATGCGGTGGAAGTGATGGAGCGGCTGACCCAGCGGTTTGACGTTGTGATTGTGACCGCCCCTCCGTCACCGATCGCCTATCAGGAGAAGGAAGCGTGGGTAGCGGAACATTTGCCGTTTCTGGGGCGGCACAATCTTATTTTTGCCCATCGGAAAGATTTGATCAGCGGCGATTTGCTGTTTGATGATGCGCCGCCAAATCTGAATGCTTTTATGGCGGCAGGCCGAATCGCGGTGGCGATGGATTATCCGTATAACCGGAATGTGAATTGTCCGCGCGTCTCCGGTTGGTTGGAGTTCGAGCAAAAGGTAGACCAATTTTTATCCGGCTAA
- a CDS encoding choice-of-anchor R domain-containing protein yields the protein MTLNAFKNGVTTLDEATMNAILAAQPSSIIFDGTQADAKTGTGAADSDLSIFTYYARFTLTGQTTIGRIELELIKYGNGADLTVEIRDNSFNPNGSNNGVLIKSFTFPAKLFQTAAGYISLPIDLSGLTSGAQYWVVLKKAGDSTNRIAWRGETTADANYPTYYRSGSTGAWTAGNALHFKIFANTSGTYILKHGIYGTNAKTLVNYDANGNITEIWRWLPASDGTFMICDKLIPTYDANGVPVRWEVQ from the coding sequence TTGACGCTAAACGCTTTTAAAAACGGTGTTACAACGCTTGACGAGGCGACGATGAACGCCATTTTGGCGGCTCAACCGTCATCCATTATTTTCGATGGCACACAGGCCGATGCTAAAACAGGTACAGGAGCAGCCGATAGTGACTTATCGATTTTCACTTATTACGCCAGGTTCACGTTGACCGGCCAGACAACCATCGGACGCATTGAGTTAGAGTTGATCAAGTATGGCAACGGAGCTGATCTGACAGTAGAGATTCGCGATAACTCATTCAATCCGAACGGAAGCAACAATGGTGTCTTGATCAAATCATTCACGTTTCCGGCGAAGTTGTTCCAAACGGCAGCCGGATATATAAGCCTTCCTATTGACCTGTCCGGACTTACATCCGGAGCACAGTATTGGGTGGTGTTGAAAAAAGCTGGTGATAGCACAAACCGTATTGCGTGGCGTGGTGAAACGACAGCAGATGCAAACTATCCAACCTATTACAGATCAGGCTCAACTGGGGCGTGGACAGCTGGAAACGCGCTTCATTTCAAAATCTTTGCCAATACATCTGGAACATACATCCTTAAACACGGCATCTACGGAACCAACGCTAAAACACTCGTCAATTACGACGCAAACGGTAACATAACCGAGATATGGCGCTGGCTTCCGGCAAGTGATGGGACGTTTATGATCTGTGACAAACTCATACCGACTTATGATGCAAATGGTGTGCCAGTTCGATGGGAGGTGCAGTGA
- a CDS encoding helix-turn-helix transcriptional regulator: MGELENRLKAVLDGRTIKWLSDKTGINRNTITSYINGTVPPLDKAYAIARVLGVSVYDIWPQE, from the coding sequence GTGGGGGAGTTGGAGAATAGACTTAAAGCCGTTCTGGACGGCAGGACAATTAAATGGTTGTCTGATAAAACAGGCATAAATAGAAATACCATAACCTCATACATAAATGGTACTGTTCCGCCTCTTGACAAGGCTTATGCAATAGCAAGAGTTTTAGGTGTTTCTGTTTATGATATATGGCCGCAAGAATAG
- a CDS encoding tape measure protein: MELGSLFVKLGLDFSQFKKGVQDAKTTVSDLGKSLDNSFSTAGLSNYTETVSGLRTRLGILRNELKTVTAGLDETDDRERILTAQTESLSKQIELQQQLVQKLADKYQKLAQEKGENTKATQSAALQLSKEQKNLAELEAQLRRTSNEIKKQSDNLNDLNNKYSSFGRVAEIVKGALLFSGIYGGLQMVADGFRAVVGGGIEFNANMEQNQIAFTQMLGSAEQAKAMLEDLTKFAADTPFELPQVEDAAKKLLAFGFAADQIKPMLTSIGDAAAGLGLGAEGVNRITIALGQMQAKGKVQSDEMLQLVEAGIPAWDILAKSIGVSTAELQNMVTKGAVPADQAIQALVKGMEERFPNMMDAQSKSFSGMMSTLKDNLNITFGQVMQPLFQWLTDVALPKALDLTTKFTDALKEGGAVEAFKTILPSNVVDDLVSVGGAVKEVFGFIKENSEPIMAALIGIGAGFAVFKGYNEIKNTVQAIQELRVALMLLTASNPILLAVSLAIGSVAAASYLVYQHWDGIKAFFASTWEGVKQVFSNALDAIVGFFKTWGPTILAVATGPIGLLIFEVVKHWESIKQATIEAWDAVKNFVVNAFQWMYDHNYYFKDLVDFIRNTWAKAKQDAQEIWQAITDTLSSIWDAISTKVKDVWNTISQTTMTIWSTISNWLSGLWERLKGQVNNAWNAIYGVISGVWERISSGFKSLIDEAWNWGANLLDTFIQGFRSAFDRLVESLSDAGKTIAGYLGFHSPTELGAGRDADKWAPNFMKMFTAGIQENMPKLQEVVNGMAFSLNPSLPIISPAMVGSSYNTSSSTVNYGGIYITVQGSNASDQADQLIRELQRRGVRL, encoded by the coding sequence ATGGAACTTGGTTCGCTTTTTGTAAAACTAGGGCTTGACTTCTCGCAGTTTAAGAAAGGAGTCCAGGATGCAAAAACAACCGTTTCTGATCTCGGCAAAAGCCTTGACAACAGTTTTTCGACCGCTGGACTGTCTAATTATACAGAAACTGTTTCTGGATTGCGAACACGACTTGGAATCCTACGTAATGAACTTAAAACCGTAACTGCTGGTTTGGACGAAACCGACGATAGAGAGCGCATTTTAACAGCTCAAACGGAGTCGTTGTCAAAGCAGATTGAGTTGCAACAGCAATTGGTGCAGAAACTGGCCGATAAATACCAAAAGTTGGCGCAAGAGAAAGGCGAAAACACAAAAGCTACACAGTCCGCAGCGTTGCAATTGTCTAAAGAGCAGAAAAACCTAGCAGAACTCGAAGCACAACTACGACGAACGAGCAATGAGATAAAAAAGCAATCCGACAACTTGAATGATTTGAATAATAAGTATTCATCGTTTGGCAGGGTCGCAGAGATTGTGAAAGGAGCATTGCTATTTTCCGGAATTTACGGCGGATTGCAGATGGTTGCGGATGGTTTTAGAGCCGTGGTTGGTGGAGGAATTGAATTTAACGCCAACATGGAACAAAATCAGATTGCTTTCACGCAAATGCTTGGTTCTGCCGAACAAGCCAAAGCGATGCTGGAAGATCTAACAAAGTTTGCAGCAGATACGCCGTTTGAATTGCCTCAAGTGGAGGATGCAGCGAAAAAACTGCTTGCTTTCGGGTTTGCCGCAGATCAAATTAAGCCAATGCTGACAAGTATAGGTGACGCGGCGGCAGGTCTGGGACTGGGAGCGGAGGGCGTTAACCGTATAACCATCGCGCTTGGCCAGATGCAGGCAAAAGGTAAAGTACAATCTGACGAAATGCTGCAGCTCGTCGAGGCAGGAATACCGGCTTGGGATATACTCGCCAAATCCATCGGCGTATCAACAGCAGAACTGCAAAATATGGTAACAAAAGGCGCTGTTCCAGCAGATCAAGCCATTCAAGCTCTCGTAAAAGGCATGGAAGAACGATTTCCAAACATGATGGATGCACAAAGCAAATCATTCTCCGGCATGATGTCAACCCTTAAAGATAACCTGAACATTACATTTGGGCAGGTTATGCAACCTTTATTTCAGTGGTTGACAGACGTTGCGTTGCCTAAAGCGCTAGACTTAACAACCAAGTTTACCGATGCACTCAAAGAAGGCGGAGCGGTAGAAGCGTTCAAGACTATTCTTCCATCTAACGTGGTGGACGATCTTGTATCAGTCGGAGGCGCTGTAAAAGAAGTGTTCGGCTTCATCAAAGAGAATAGCGAACCAATAATGGCGGCGTTAATCGGAATCGGTGCCGGATTTGCCGTGTTTAAAGGGTATAACGAAATAAAAAACACGGTCCAGGCGATCCAGGAATTGCGAGTAGCATTGATGCTACTTACCGCGTCCAATCCGATTCTGCTAGCCGTGTCTTTGGCAATTGGATCAGTAGCAGCGGCCTCTTATCTTGTCTACCAGCATTGGGATGGGATAAAGGCGTTTTTTGCATCAACGTGGGAGGGTGTCAAGCAAGTATTCTCAAACGCTCTGGATGCTATCGTTGGGTTCTTCAAAACTTGGGGACCGACGATCTTAGCCGTTGCTACAGGGCCAATCGGGCTACTCATTTTTGAAGTCGTAAAGCACTGGGAATCGATTAAGCAAGCGACTATAGAAGCGTGGGATGCCGTTAAAAACTTTGTTGTCAATGCGTTTCAATGGATGTATGACCACAACTACTATTTCAAGGATTTGGTTGATTTCATTCGTAACACTTGGGCCAAAGCCAAACAAGACGCGCAAGAAATATGGCAGGCTATTACAGACACTTTATCCTCTATTTGGGACGCAATCAGCACAAAGGTAAAAGACGTTTGGAATACGATCAGCCAGACCACCATGACAATTTGGTCAACGATTTCCAACTGGCTCTCCGGTTTGTGGGAAAGATTGAAAGGACAAGTCAATAATGCATGGAACGCAATATATGGAGTCATTTCCGGTGTTTGGGAGCGCATTTCATCAGGGTTTAAAAGCTTGATTGATGAGGCTTGGAATTGGGGCGCTAATTTACTCGATACATTCATTCAGGGTTTTCGATCAGCTTTTGATAGATTGGTTGAGTCACTTTCTGATGCAGGTAAAACAATCGCTGGTTATCTAGGCTTTCACTCTCCGACCGAACTGGGAGCAGGGCGCGATGCTGACAAATGGGCACCTAACTTTATGAAGATGTTTACAGCAGGCATACAAGAGAATATGCCGAAACTACAGGAGGTTGTAAATGGTATGGCCTTCTCGTTGAACCCGTCATTGCCAATCATTTCACCAGCTATGGTAGGAAGTAGCTACAATACAAGTTCAAGCACCGTAAATTACGGCGGTATATATATCACGGTTCAAGGCTCCAACGCCTCCGACCAAGCTGACCAACTTATCCGAGAACTGCAAAGACGCGGGGTGAGACTCTAA